One region of Fragaria vesca subsp. vesca linkage group LG4, FraVesHawaii_1.0, whole genome shotgun sequence genomic DNA includes:
- the LOC101304858 gene encoding 60S ribosomal protein L27a-3-like, whose amino-acid sequence MTTRFKKNRKKRGHVSAGHGRIGKHRKHPGGRGNAGGMHHHRILFDKYHPGYFGKVGMRYFHKLRNKFYCPIVNVDKLWSLVPQEAKDKATKDNVPLIDVTQHGYFKILGKGKLPAGHPVVVKAKLISKVAEKKIKEAGGAVVLTA is encoded by the coding sequence ATGACGACCCGATTCAAGAAGAACCGCAAGAAGAGAGGCCACGTGAGCGCCGGTCACGGTCGTATCGGCAAGCACCGCAAGCATCCCGGAGGTCGCGGAAACGCCGGAGGCATGCACCACCACCGCATCCTGTTCGACAAGTACCACCCGGGGTATTTCGGTAAAGTCGGTATGAGGTACTTCCACAAGCTCCGCAACAAGTTCTACTGCCCCATCGTCAACGTCGACAAGCTCTGGTCACTCGTCCCCCAGGAGGCCAAGGACAAGGCCACCAAGGACAACGTCCCCTTGATCGACGTCACTCAGCATGGATACTTCAAGATCCTCGGCAAGGGCAAGCTCCCGGCGGGCCACCCCGTCGTCGTCAAGGCCAAGCTCATCTCCAAGGTCGCTGAGAAGAAGATTAAGGAAGCCGGTGGCGCTGTCGTTCTCACCGCTTAG
- the LOC101304562 gene encoding probably inactive leucine-rich repeat receptor-like protein kinase At3g28040-like translates to MAFLRFLIYTLMASLQLCMGDDPIPVQLNYDVLGLLVFKSDLHDPSSYLSSWNEDDDSPCSWNFIQCNPSTGRVSQLNLDGLGLKGKPGKGLQNLQHLKVLSLSGNNFTGELSPEKLALPPSLQTLNLSRNSFSGLVPTTLVNFSSIRFLDLSQNSLSGSLPDSLFGACSSLRYLSLSGNLLEGNLPSTLSKCSSLNSLNISNNRFSGNPDFESGIWSLKRLRSLDLSNNALSGFVPKGISSIHNLKEILIQRNHFSGTIPFDIGLCPHLGRIDFSENLFTGELPQSLQMLNFLTFMSLSDNMFNGDFPQWIGNLSSLEYLDFSNNGFTGSLPPSMGDLRSLSYLSLSNNKLVGTLPTSLVYCNKLSVIRLRGNDFSGSIPEGLFDLGLEEIDFSNMGLTGSIPPGSSKLFESLKMLDLSRNNLKGNIPAEVGLFSNLRYLNFSWNNLQSRIPPELGFFSNLTVLDLRNSALSGPIPGEICDSGSLDILQLDGNSLTGPIPDEIGNCSSLYLMSLSHNNLSGVIPKSISKLGKLVILKLEFNELSGEIPLELGKLENLLAVNISYNRLTGRLPVGSVFQSLDQSALQGNLGICSPLLKGPCTMNVPKPLVLDPNAYPNQMGGGDHRYHGDSSESRKGHHHMFLSISAIVAISAATLIAVGVIVISLLNASARRRPAFVETALESMCSMSSRSGSLASGKLILFDSRSSPDWISSPESLLNKASELGEGVFGTVYKVPLGAQGRMVAIKKLVTTNILQCLEDFDREVRVLGKARHPNLVALKGYYWTPQMQLLVNEYAPNGSLQSKLHDRLYSSSPLSWDDRFKILLGTAKGLSHLHHSFRPPIIHYNVKPSNILLDEDLNPKISDFALARLLTKIDRHVVSNRFQSALGYVAPELACQSLRVNEKCDVYGFGVLILELVTGRRPVEYGEDNVVILNDHVKVLLEQGNVLGCIDVSMGEYPEDEVLPVLKLALVCTSQIPSCRPTMAEVVQILQIIKTPLPQRIERF, encoded by the exons ATGGCTTTTCTCAGATTTCTCATATACACACTAATGGCTTCTCTGCAACTCTGCATGGGCGACGACCCCATCCCGGTGCAGCTCAACTACGACGTGCTCGGCCTCCTCGTCTTCAAATCCGACCTCCACGACCCTTCTTCCTACCTCTCTTCCTGGAACGAAGACGACGACTCCCCTTGCTCATGGAACTTCATCCAATGCAACCCTTCCACCGGAAGAGTCTCCCAACTCAACCTCGACGGCTTAGGCCTCAAGGGCAAACCCGGTAAAGGTCTTCAGAATCTTCAGCACCTCAAGGTACTCTCTTTATCCGGCAACAACTTCACTGGTGAGCTTAGTCCAGAGAAGCTTGCTCTCCCTCCAAGTCTCCAAACACTCAACTTAAGCCGGAACAGTTTCTCGGGACTAGTTCCCACTACTCTTGTCAACTTCAGCTCCATTAGATTTCTTGACCTGTCTCAAAACTCACTGTCTGGTTCACTCCCAGATTCTCTCTTTGGTGCTTGCTCTTCGCTTCGCTACCTTTCCTTATCTGGAAACTTGCTAGAAGGAAACTTGCCTAGTACTCTTTCTAAATGCTCCTCTTTGAATAGCCTCAACATCTCCAACAACCGTTTCTCCGGTAACCCGGATTTCGAATCCGGGATTTGGTCCTTGAAACGCCTTCGTTCTCTGGATCTTTCAAACAATGCTCTATCCGGGTTCGTGCCGAAAGGGATATCATCTATACATAATTTGAAAGAGATTTTGATTCAGAGGAACCATTTTTCTGGGACAATCCCTTTTGATATTGGACTGTGTCCTCACTTGGGTCGGATCGATTTCAGTGAAAATCTCTTCACTGGTGAGTTGCCACAGTCACTTCAGATGCTGAATTTCCTGACATTTATGAGTCTTTCAGATAATATGTTCAATGGTGATTTTCCTCAATGGATTGGGAACTTGAGTAGCCTTGAGTACTTGGACTTTTCCAACAATGGCTTCACTGGAAGCCTCCCACCATCAATGGGTGACCTTAGATCTCTCAGTTATTTAAGTTTGTCTAACAACAAACTTGTTGGGACACTTCCAACTTCTCTTGTCTACTGCAACAAGTTGTCTGTGATTCGGTTGAGGGGTAATGATTTCAGTGGGAGCATACCAGAAGGTTTGTTTGATCTTGGGTTGGAAGAGATAGACTTTTCGAATATGGGACTAACAGGTTCAATCCCACCCGGTTCGAGTAAATTGTTCGAGTCTTTGAAGATGTTGGATCTGTCAAGGAACAATCTCAAAGGCAACATTCCAGCAGAGGTGGGACTTTTCTCCAACTTGAGGTACTTGAATTTTTCATGGAACAATCTTCAATCAAGAATTCCACCAGAGCTAGGATTTTTCTCGAATCTCACTGTGTTAGATCTACGGAATAGTGCATTGTCTGGTCCAATCCCAGGAGAAATATGTGACTCTGGTAGTTTGGATATTCTCCAATTGGATGGAAATTCATTGACTGGCCCAATTCCTGATGAGATTGGGAATTGCTCATCTCTCTATTTGAT GAGTTTGTCACATAACAATTTAAGTGGTGTTATTCCAAAATCCATTTCGAAGTTGGGCAAGCTCGTGATTCTCAAGTTAGAGTTCAATGAGTTGAGTGGAGAGATACCACTAGAGCTTGGAAAATTGGAAAATCTTCTTGCTGTGAACATTTCATATAACAGATTAACAGGGAGGCTTCCTGTTGGGAGTGTGTTTCAGAGTTTGGATCAAAGTGCTTTGCAAGGAAACTTGGGTATTTGTTCACCATTGTTGAAGGGTCCATGTACAATGAATGTACCTAAGCCTCTTGTTCTTGATCCAAATGCCTACCCTAACCAAATGGGTGGTGGAGATCATAGATACCATGGCGACTCATCAGAGTCTCGAAAAGGACATCACCATATGTTCCTTAGCATATCTGCTATTGTGGCGATTTCAGCTGCTACTCTGATTGCTGTTGGAGTAATAGTCATTAGCCTTCTGAATGCATCTGCAAGAAGGAGGCCTGCATTTGTGGAAACTGCCTTGGAAAGCATGTGCTCGATGTCTTCGCGATCGGGTAGTTTGGCCTCAGGGAAGCTCATTCTGTTTGATTCAAGGTCATCCCCGGATTGGATCAGCAGTCCTGAATCACTATTGAACAAGGCCTCTGAGCTTGGGGAGGGAGTCTTTGGAACAGTCTACAAAGTTCCACTGGGAGCTCAGGGAAGAATGGTGGCAATCAAAAAGCTTGTGACAACAAACATACTCCAATGTCTTGAAGACTTTGACAGAGAAGTTCGAGTCCTTGGAAAGGCAAGGCACCCAAATCTAGTAGCCCTGAAAGGATACTACTGGACTCCACAGATGCAGCTACTTGTGAATGAGTATGCCCCCAATGGCAGCCTACAATCCAAACTCCATGATAGGCTTTATTCAAGTTCACCTCTTTCATGGGATGATAGGTTTAAAATCCTGCTAGGAACAGCAAAGGGACTTTCCCACTTGCACCATTCTTTTCGCCCTCCTATCATTCACTACAACGTAAAACCAAGCAACATACTGCTCGATGAAGACCTCAACCCGAAGATTTCAGATTTTGCACTTGCAAGGCTACTAACCAAGATCGACAGGCATGTAGTCAGTAACCGATTTCAGAGTGCATTGGGCTATGTGGCGCCGGAACTAGCTTGCCAGAGCCTAAGGGTGAATGAGAAATGCGATGTGTATGGTTTTGGCGTGTTGATCCTTGAGCTTGTGACTGGTAGAAGGCCAGTGGAATATGGGGAAGACAATGTGGTGATATTAAACGATCATGTGAAGGTTTTACTTGAACAAGGCAATGTGCTAGGATGCATTGATGTTAGCATGGGGGAGTACCCAGAAGATGAAGTCCTACCAGTGCTCAAGCTGGCCTTGGTGTGCACTTCTCAGATACCATCTTGTAGGCCAACCATGGCAGAAGTGGTGCAAATTCTTCAGATTATCAAGACTCCACTTCCACAAAGAATTGAGCGTTTCTAA